The genomic interval TTAGAAAATTGAACTCTATTTCTCCACCAAAAGATATAGGCATTATACAACGGTTGTTTAAATTAATTTCAACTCCAACAGTTGCAAGGTAAGGAAAATTAGGGGAATCAAAGGCGTCAAAATCTCCACTTGAAACCTTTGTTGCCCTGTTTGCCCTCATCAACTTTGAATTAAAGCATATAGCAACCTCAGGAATATCCATTGTGGCAAACTCCACCGCATTTATGAGGTTTAACCTTGCATCTGTTCTAATGTGTCTTAAAGGCTTCTGAGAGCCTGTTAAAATAATTGGCTTTTTGTTGTTCTTTATCAAAAAAGAAAGAGCAGAGCCAGAGTAAGCCATTGCATCTGTTCCGTGAATAATTACAAAACCATCATAAAGTTCGTAATTTTCTTTTATGACTTCAACAAGTTTGTTTATGTGTTTAATTGTTAAATTGGCACTATCAATGTTAAATGCAAAAACAGTTTCAATATCAGCAAGCTGATTTAACTCAGGGACAAAATTTACCACACTTTCCTGAAATTGAACAGGTTTCAAGCTATTATCTGGTTTACCTTCAGCCATTCCCAATGTGCCGCCTGTGTGTATCATTAAAATCTTTTTACTCATTTTCACCTCGTTAAAACAGTTACCCACGATGAATAAATTTTTAAACTTTGAATTTTAGATTTTAAATTATGGATTCTGAATGTTGAATTATAGATTAAGGAAAAAATCAAATTAATTTCTACAAAGAGATACTTACTCATCAATCCAAAATCCAGCATCAAAAATCCAAAATTTTCAAACCCAAAACCTCAAACCTAAAACCCAGAACCCAATACCAAATACCTAAAACCCAACACCTACAAAATATACTTTCCTACATCCTCTTTTGAAATTATCTCTTTCAGCTTATCTTCAACAAATTTCTTATCAACTGTAACAACAGTTCCGCTTAATTCAGGGCCTTTAAAAAGAATATCCTCAAGCAATTTTTCCATAATTGTATGAAGCCTTCTTGCCCCTATATTTTCAATTGAATCGTTTGCAATATAAGCATACTCTGCAATTGTTTCAATTGCCTCTTTTTCAAAAACAAGGCTTACATTTTCTGTTTCCATTAAAGCCTGATACTGCTTAATTAATGCATTCTTCGGCTGGGTTAAAATTTTAACAAAATCGTCTTTGGTTAATGAGTGCAACTCAACCCTTATTGGAAACCTACCCTGCAATTCAGGGATTAAATCAGATGGCTTTGCTATGTGAAACGCCCCTGCTGCAATAAACAAAATATGGTCTGTCCTAACAATGCCATACTTTGTTGGCACTGTTGAACCCTCAATAATAGGAAGTAAATCTCTCTGCACCCCTTCCCTGCTAACATCAGGGCCACTACCCCCTGATGAGCGTGAAGTAATCTTGTCTATTTCGTCTAAAAATATTATTCCGTTGTTTTCAGCAAGCTTTATAGCCTCTTCCTTTACCTTTTCCATATCAATCATCTTTTCTGCTTCTTCTTCGGTAAAAAAGTCAATAGCCTCTTTTACAGTCATTTCCCTGCTCTTCTTTTTGGGAGGCTCAAACAAACCGGAGAGCCCGTCTTTTAAATCCTCAAACATATCCATTGTTCCGCCTGCTACAATGTCAAAAATAACCTGAGGGCTTGCCTGTTTTTTTACTTCAACCTCTA from Thermotomaculum hydrothermale carries:
- a CDS encoding asparaginase, producing the protein MSKKILMIHTGGTLGMAEGKPDNSLKPVQFQESVVNFVPELNQLADIETVFAFNIDSANLTIKHINKLVEVIKENYELYDGFVIIHGTDAMAYSGSALSFLIKNNKKPIILTGSQKPLRHIRTDARLNLINAVEFATMDIPEVAICFNSKLMRANRATKVSSGDFDAFDSPNFPYLATVGVEINLNNRCIMPISFGGEIEFNFLKEKNIVHIKTFPGLNPSIYRHFLNNDTDGIIVEAYATGNIPILENSLIPFIIEANELGIPVIITSQAKRGKINLDAYECGRKAKEAGAISALDMTIESAIMKFQYLLSKDYNVSEIKKLFLKNISGEISE
- the hslU gene encoding ATP-dependent protease ATPase subunit HslU → MLERKELLPREIVEHLDKYIIGQNEAKKAVAIALRNRIRRQKLPKELAEEITPKNIIMIGPTGVGKTEIARRLAKLANAPFVKVEASKFTEVGYVGRDVESMIRDLVRVAIQMVKETYTKKIQKQAREKAIDRVLDILFPAPSMPDSSDDPRFPHYERMINLREEKRKDVENGLFDDRKIEVEVKKQASPQVIFDIVAGGTMDMFEDLKDGLSGLFEPPKKKSREMTVKEAIDFFTEEEAEKMIDMEKVKEEAIKLAENNGIIFLDEIDKITSRSSGGSGPDVSREGVQRDLLPIIEGSTVPTKYGIVRTDHILFIAAGAFHIAKPSDLIPELQGRFPIRVELHSLTKDDFVKILTQPKNALIKQYQALMETENVSLVFEKEAIETIAEYAYIANDSIENIGARRLHTIMEKLLEDILFKGPELSGTVVTVDKKFVEDKLKEIISKEDVGKYIL